One part of the Moorena sp. SIOASIH genome encodes these proteins:
- a CDS encoding helix-turn-helix transcriptional regulator, whose protein sequence is MSAKTIKWDDVRSQVLANPEVKAEYEALEFEFNIASQVIALRAATGLTQREFAQRLGMKQSQLARIESGKQVPKLQTLAKLAASAGYGIELKFIPLVKP, encoded by the coding sequence ATGAGTGCAAAGACAATTAAGTGGGATGATGTTCGCTCTCAAGTTCTAGCAAATCCAGAAGTTAAAGCCGAGTATGAAGCTCTAGAATTTGAGTTTAATATTGCTAGCCAGGTTATTGCCCTCAGAGCTGCTACTGGTCTAACTCAAAGAGAATTTGCTCAGCGCTTAGGTATGAAGCAATCTCAATTAGCAAGAATTGAATCGGGAAAACAAGTTCCAAAATTGCAAACCCTTGCCAAATTAGCAGCTAGTGCTGGTTATGGTATAGAACTTAAATTTATTCCCCTGGTTAAACCTTGA
- a CDS encoding serine/threonine-protein kinase: MNLGLGQTIGGRYKIIRQLGQGGFGQTFVAEDQHLPGENQCVVKQLKPVATDPLTLQTARRLFDTEAQILHQLGSHEQIPQLFAYFEENQDFYLVQELIEGEDLSHELVPGQQLNENQIISLLQEILEVLEFVHQRRIIHRDINPQNILRRKSDGKLVLIDFGAVKQVSTQILEGGNTGFTVAIGTPGYRPSEQANGYPKLSSDIYAVGMIGIVGLTGLRPHQLPLDSDTGEISWHNQISVSAELADSLDKMVRYDFRERYQSATLALQALNTITANKANDNNINTNTTKTGATLVLGIASSIQPLLPKPERFRLKPYQVLLYTGVIGLGFAATVFMVNTFRGANATDWYNRGETFLELKRYEQALNAYNRAVEIRGEYAPAWQGQGKTLFALKYYEEALNAYDQAIQIKPDYSAAWKGRGKTLEQLERYDAAIKAFNSALELQPNDLDAWISLGNVQVKSKNYYDAIASFDQALKLQPDSYQAWYRRGWALHNLRRYKAAVESYDRALDYKPNSAEAWYQRGNDLSNLRKYKDAAESYQQAVQFQPNFYQAWYSWGNTLNKLRKYQEALGSFEQAVKLQPNSYEAWYSRGWTLHQVQRYEDALEAYYKAIKLKSSPYQAWYSRGNTFYKLERYKEAITSYKQAVNYKPDYSQAWYSLGNALVKRNKYKKAIAAYDKAVRYQPNYRDAIKARQRANRELEAENREQGIGNREQGTGNRE, translated from the coding sequence ATGAACTTGGGTCTTGGACAAACAATCGGTGGACGCTATAAAATTATTCGTCAACTGGGACAAGGTGGATTTGGTCAGACTTTCGTAGCTGAAGACCAACACTTGCCTGGTGAGAATCAGTGTGTGGTTAAGCAGCTCAAGCCAGTAGCCACGGATCCTTTGACATTGCAGACGGCTAGGCGACTGTTTGACACGGAAGCCCAAATCCTACACCAGTTGGGAAGTCATGAGCAAATTCCCCAGCTTTTTGCGTATTTTGAAGAAAATCAAGACTTCTATCTGGTTCAGGAATTGATTGAAGGGGAAGACCTCAGCCACGAACTTGTACCGGGACAACAGCTGAATGAAAATCAGATTATTTCCCTGTTGCAGGAAATCCTGGAAGTTTTAGAATTTGTTCATCAACGGCGTATTATTCACCGAGATATTAATCCTCAAAACATCCTTAGGCGTAAATCAGATGGCAAATTAGTACTGATTGACTTCGGTGCGGTTAAACAAGTCAGTACCCAAATCCTGGAAGGGGGCAATACTGGCTTTACCGTTGCTATTGGTACTCCTGGCTATCGACCTAGTGAACAAGCCAATGGTTACCCGAAATTAAGCAGTGATATCTATGCTGTCGGGATGATCGGGATTGTTGGTTTAACCGGTTTACGCCCTCACCAATTGCCCCTTGACTCTGATACAGGGGAAATTAGCTGGCATAACCAGATATCAGTAAGTGCTGAATTAGCCGATAGTTTAGATAAAATGGTGCGCTATGATTTCCGAGAGCGTTACCAATCAGCAACCTTAGCGTTACAAGCACTGAATACTATAACTGCTAATAAAGCTAATGATAATAACATAAATACTAACACTACTAAAACTGGCGCTACCTTAGTGTTGGGAATTGCTTCATCTATACAACCCCTGCTCCCTAAACCGGAACGATTCAGACTAAAACCGTACCAAGTGTTACTGTACACCGGGGTGATTGGATTGGGGTTTGCAGCAACCGTTTTTATGGTGAATACATTCAGGGGAGCTAATGCGACGGATTGGTATAACCGGGGCGAAACGTTTTTAGAATTGAAGCGCTATGAACAGGCCCTGAACGCTTATAATCGAGCTGTGGAAATCCGAGGGGAATATGCTCCAGCTTGGCAAGGTCAGGGCAAGACCTTGTTTGCCCTCAAGTACTATGAAGAAGCTCTAAATGCTTACGACCAAGCCATTCAAATTAAGCCGGATTATAGTGCAGCTTGGAAGGGTAGGGGTAAAACCTTGGAGCAGTTGGAGCGTTATGACGCAGCAATTAAGGCGTTTAATAGCGCCCTGGAACTCCAGCCCAATGACCTGGATGCTTGGATCAGTCTTGGTAATGTTCAGGTTAAGTCCAAGAATTATTATGATGCGATCGCATCCTTTGACCAAGCCCTGAAACTCCAACCCGATTCTTACCAAGCTTGGTATCGACGGGGCTGGGCATTACATAATTTGCGCCGATATAAAGCAGCGGTAGAATCCTACGACCGAGCCTTAGACTACAAACCTAATTCCGCTGAAGCCTGGTATCAGCGGGGTAATGACTTGAGCAATTTGCGAAAGTATAAAGATGCAGCCGAGTCTTATCAGCAAGCCGTTCAATTCCAGCCCAACTTCTACCAAGCTTGGTATAGCTGGGGCAATACCTTAAATAAATTACGGAAATACCAAGAAGCCTTAGGGTCCTTTGAGCAAGCCGTTAAACTCCAGCCTAATTCCTATGAAGCCTGGTACAGTCGCGGTTGGACACTCCATCAAGTCCAGCGATATGAAGATGCCCTGGAAGCTTACTACAAAGCCATTAAACTAAAATCCAGTCCTTACCAAGCTTGGTACAGTCGAGGCAATACGTTCTATAAATTGGAACGATATAAAGAGGCCATCACATCTTACAAACAAGCAGTTAACTATAAACCTGACTACAGCCAAGCCTGGTATAGCCTAGGCAATGCTTTAGTGAAACGCAACAAGTATAAAAAAGCGATCGCTGCTTATGATAAAGCAGTGCGCTACCAGCCAAACTACCGAGACGCTATCAAAGCACGGCAGCGGGCAAATCGGGAATTGGAAGCAGAGAATAGGGAACAGGGAATAGGGAATAGGGAACAGGGAACAGGGAATAGGGAATAG
- a CDS encoding DMT family transporter, which produces MPVLQRTGSVKKTSVANSNLLHNTTPIFAAVGGWLLLNQSFNPRFLIGMILALGGTFIIGFHDFNLAQDTLIGDSVALLSAFFYAATLLVTEHLLVKFEANTLLLWFYSLSSLLLLPCTLLFEDRLLPASFSGWFAVISLGLFCSLIGASALVYSLKQFSSSFVSLILLLEPIIAAFLAWLIFAEELSWLNGLTFIIVLSGIYLAKSDEELDNIGSTEAT; this is translated from the coding sequence ATCCCCGTTCTTCAGCGGACGGGGAGTGTCAAAAAAACAAGTGTTGCTAATTCTAATCTGCTCCACAATACTACTCCTATCTTTGCAGCTGTTGGCGGATGGTTACTTTTAAACCAATCCTTTAATCCTCGCTTCCTAATCGGCATGATCCTGGCCTTAGGAGGAACTTTCATAATTGGTTTTCATGATTTTAATCTCGCTCAAGATACATTGATAGGGGACAGCGTTGCATTACTGTCTGCCTTTTTCTACGCGGCTACACTTTTGGTAACAGAACATCTCCTAGTTAAATTTGAAGCAAACACACTTTTACTATGGTTTTATAGCTTGAGTAGCCTATTGTTGTTACCATGTACATTGCTATTTGAAGATAGATTATTGCCTGCTTCTTTTTCAGGATGGTTTGCTGTTATTTCCCTAGGGCTTTTTTGCTCCCTAATTGGAGCCAGTGCATTAGTCTATAGCTTGAAACAATTTTCATCTAGCTTTGTGTCTCTAATCCTATTGCTGGAACCCATCATTGCGGCATTCTTAGCCTGGCTAATTTTTGCTGAGGAATTGAGTTGGTTAAATGGCTTGACGTTTATAATCGTATTATCTGGGATTTATCTGGCTAAATCAGATGAAGAATTAGATAATATTGGCTCTACCGAAGCTACTTAA
- a CDS encoding transposase, which yields MIVLEFKVKGNKTQYAAIDDAIRTGQFVRNKCLRYWMDNKGVGQKDLYRHNTWLRSEFPFVKDLNSHACQASVERAYNSISRFYSNCKKQVPGKKGYPKFKKFSRSVEYKTSGWKLSPDTKSISFIDKKGIGKLKLKGTWDLWRYDQKLIKRVRLVRRADGYYVQFCVKVDVKESLEPSHTNIGLDVGLKEFYTDSKGDTEPNPRFYRKGEKRLKFYQRRVSRKKKGSSNRKKARNRLGKTHLKISRQREEHAKRLARCVIHSNDVVAYEDLRIKNLVKNHCLAKSTNDAGWYQFRKWLEHFGQKFNRQTVAVNPAYTSQNCSDCGEVVKKSLSTRTHVCECGCELDRDHNAAINILKRALGTVGHTGTWIIDPNAYGELASTLPDSGLVEQVSSLK from the coding sequence ATGATCGTCTTAGAGTTCAAAGTCAAAGGGAATAAAACTCAATATGCCGCCATCGACGATGCGATCAGGACGGGTCAATTTGTACGCAATAAGTGTCTTCGATATTGGATGGACAATAAAGGCGTAGGACAAAAAGACCTTTATCGCCATAATACGTGGCTCAGATCTGAGTTTCCTTTTGTCAAAGATTTGAACTCTCATGCATGTCAGGCTTCTGTGGAACGGGCTTATAATTCAATTTCTAGGTTCTATAGCAACTGTAAAAAACAAGTCCCTGGGAAGAAAGGCTATCCAAAGTTCAAAAAGTTTTCCAGATCAGTTGAATATAAAACATCTGGCTGGAAGCTTTCCCCTGATACAAAGTCAATCTCCTTTATTGACAAAAAAGGAATAGGCAAACTCAAACTCAAGGGGACTTGGGACTTGTGGCGCTACGACCAAAAACTAATCAAGCGAGTTAGGTTAGTTCGCCGCGCAGATGGTTATTATGTTCAGTTCTGTGTAAAGGTTGATGTAAAAGAGTCTTTAGAACCAAGTCATACCAACATTGGGTTGGATGTAGGACTAAAAGAGTTCTATACAGACTCAAAAGGAGACACAGAGCCAAACCCTAGGTTTTATCGAAAAGGAGAAAAGCGCTTAAAGTTTTATCAGCGTAGAGTTTCTCGCAAAAAGAAAGGCTCATCCAATCGTAAAAAAGCCAGAAATAGATTAGGTAAGACACACCTCAAAATAAGTAGGCAGCGTGAAGAACATGCCAAGAGACTGGCACGTTGCGTAATCCACTCTAACGATGTGGTTGCTTACGAAGACTTGAGGATTAAAAATCTGGTGAAAAATCATTGTCTTGCCAAATCTACTAATGACGCGGGTTGGTATCAATTTAGAAAATGGTTAGAGCATTTTGGCCAAAAGTTTAATAGGCAGACAGTAGCAGTCAATCCTGCCTATACCAGCCAAAATTGTTCAGACTGTGGCGAGGTCGTTAAGAAGTCTTTATCAACCAGAACCCACGTCTGTGAGTGTGGTTGTGAATTAGACCGAGACCATAATGCTGCGATCAATATTCTAAAAAGAGCCTTGGGTACTGTGGGGCACACAGGAACCTGGATCATAGATCCGAACGCTTATGGAGAATTGGCCTCTACTCTTCCTGATTCCGGTCTGGTTGAGCAAGTCAGCTCGTTGAAGTAA
- a CDS encoding VWA domain-containing protein, translated as MNKLLRLFLLSGMVAILAQLTTACHNQPSAQLEESSNLPVAKDVERDQRQRQSPAMESAPVGRSADSVNQNFNNKVLRPRASMPLSHSPNVSFKPKSVPSRSIPEQAIPEVSNRENYSPIDENAFKRVKHNPLSTFAIDVDTASYSNLRRFLNNGQLPPTDAIRIEELINYFNYDYPEPESDRPFSITTEISQAPWNPTHQLVHIGIQGEKMAIEDLPPSNLVFLLDVSGSMNYPNKLPLLKDAFRMLVNELREEDQVSIVVYAGAAGVVLPPTPGNEKDKILTAIENLNAGGSTAGGAGIKLAYKLAQDNFIKSGNNRVILATDGDFNVGVSSDTELVKLIEQKRKKGVFLTVLGFGTGNLQDSKMEKIANKGNGNYAYIDNELEAKKVLVNEIGATLLTIAKDVKIQVEFNPAKVQGYRLIGYENRRLKDEEFNDDTKDAGELGAGHTVTALYEIIPVGAKTKVKLPDIDPLKYQSNAASTTNSKELMQVKLRYKEPDGNTSQLLTYPLVDKAVKLDDASDNFKFSAAVASFGMVLRDSPYKGKASFDQALQLAKESEGVDLEGYRAELIDLVESAEEIGDRE; from the coding sequence ATGAACAAATTACTTAGACTATTCCTCCTTTCCGGAATGGTCGCTATCTTGGCACAGCTCACAACAGCTTGCCACAATCAGCCATCAGCCCAATTAGAAGAAAGCTCTAATCTACCTGTAGCGAAAGACGTAGAACGTGACCAAAGACAGCGCCAATCACCAGCTATGGAATCAGCCCCGGTCGGGAGGTCGGCGGATAGCGTTAATCAGAATTTCAATAACAAAGTTTTGAGACCCCGAGCCTCAATGCCACTCTCCCATAGCCCAAATGTATCCTTTAAACCTAAATCAGTTCCTAGTCGCTCAATTCCAGAGCAAGCTATTCCAGAAGTCAGCAACAGAGAAAACTATAGTCCCATTGATGAGAACGCCTTTAAGAGAGTAAAGCATAATCCCCTGTCTACTTTTGCTATTGATGTTGATACCGCCTCCTACAGCAATCTTCGTCGTTTCCTTAATAATGGTCAACTCCCCCCTACTGATGCCATCCGTATCGAAGAATTAATTAACTACTTTAACTACGACTATCCCGAACCAGAAAGCGATCGCCCTTTCTCCATTACCACAGAAATTTCCCAAGCTCCTTGGAATCCCACTCACCAATTAGTTCACATTGGTATCCAGGGGGAAAAGATGGCCATTGAAGATTTGCCTCCCAGCAATCTTGTCTTTTTGCTGGATGTCTCCGGTTCCATGAATTATCCCAATAAGCTTCCCCTGCTCAAAGATGCCTTTCGGATGCTGGTCAATGAATTGAGAGAAGAAGACCAGGTCAGTATTGTCGTCTATGCTGGAGCTGCTGGGGTGGTTTTACCCCCTACTCCAGGCAACGAGAAAGATAAAATCTTAACAGCGATTGAGAATCTCAATGCCGGGGGGTCTACTGCTGGGGGAGCAGGAATTAAATTAGCTTATAAACTTGCCCAAGATAATTTTATTAAATCAGGAAATAACCGAGTTATTCTCGCAACCGACGGAGACTTTAATGTCGGAGTATCCAGTGATACCGAATTAGTTAAACTAATTGAACAGAAGCGAAAAAAAGGAGTTTTTCTGACCGTATTAGGATTTGGTACCGGTAATTTACAAGACTCCAAGATGGAGAAAATTGCTAATAAAGGAAATGGCAATTATGCTTATATTGATAACGAGTTAGAAGCGAAGAAAGTCCTGGTTAACGAAATCGGAGCAACTCTACTCACGATTGCCAAAGATGTCAAGATTCAAGTAGAGTTTAATCCTGCAAAAGTCCAAGGGTATCGTTTGATTGGTTATGAAAATCGGCGGCTCAAGGATGAAGAGTTTAATGATGATACTAAAGATGCCGGAGAATTAGGAGCTGGACATACGGTCACGGCACTGTATGAAATTATTCCTGTGGGAGCGAAAACTAAGGTCAAATTACCGGATATTGACCCTCTCAAATATCAATCCAATGCTGCTTCAACCACTAATTCCAAAGAATTAATGCAGGTCAAGTTACGTTACAAAGAGCCTGACGGTAACACCTCTCAACTCCTGACCTATCCCTTGGTTGACAAAGCTGTAAAGCTAGACGATGCTTCCGATAACTTTAAGTTTTCCGCTGCCGTTGCCAGTTTTGGTATGGTGTTAAGAGATTCTCCTTACAAAGGTAAAGCTAGTTTTGACCAAGCATTACAATTAGCAAAGGAATCCGAAGGGGTAGATTTAGAGGGGTATCGAGCTGAGTTGATTGATTTGGTTGAGAGTGCGGAGGAAATAGGAGATAGGGAATAG
- a CDS encoding RNA-guided endonuclease TnpB family protein, with protein sequence MLVYEFKLKGKQYQYNLLDEAIRTGQFIQNSCLRLWMDAKPEDKINRFALNKYCKVLADNNNFPWVKKLNSMARQAHAERTWSSISRFYDNCKKQIPGKKGFPKFKKNSRSVEYKTTGYQVSIDRKTIKFTDGFKAGTFKLVGSRDLHFYPLKSIKRVRVVKRVDGYYAQFCIDQERLENTNSTGKAIGLDVGIKEFYTDSNGGTCHNPKYLRKSENKLKRLQRKLSKCKKGSKNRKKFQKKLAKQHLKVSRQRKDFVVKTARALCQSNDLVAVEDLQVKNMIKNHKLAKSISDASWSMFRSWLEYFGKVFGRKVIAVKPHFTSQNCSSCGKIVKKSLSIRTHVCSCGCVLDRDENAAINILNRAGHAQINASGQINLCQLGENLTGKLAG encoded by the coding sequence ATGCTAGTTTATGAATTTAAGCTCAAAGGTAAACAATATCAATATAATTTACTTGATGAAGCTATTCGGACTGGTCAATTCATTCAAAATTCATGTTTGCGTTTATGGATGGATGCTAAGCCAGAGGACAAAATCAACCGTTTTGCCCTTAACAAATATTGCAAAGTATTAGCTGATAATAACAATTTTCCTTGGGTTAAAAAATTGAACAGCATGGCTCGACAAGCTCACGCTGAAAGAACTTGGTCATCTATTTCTAGGTTTTATGACAATTGTAAAAAACAAATCCCTGGGAAAAAAGGTTTTCCGAAATTTAAAAAAAATTCTCGTTCAGTTGAATACAAAACCACTGGCTATCAAGTATCTATAGATAGGAAAACTATAAAATTTACTGATGGGTTTAAAGCTGGTACTTTTAAATTAGTTGGTTCAAGGGATTTACATTTTTATCCTTTAAAATCAATTAAAAGAGTTCGAGTAGTTAAAAGAGTCGATGGTTACTATGCTCAATTTTGTATTGATCAAGAAAGGCTAGAAAATACTAACTCAACTGGCAAAGCTATTGGCTTAGATGTTGGAATTAAAGAATTCTACACTGACAGTAATGGTGGTACCTGCCATAATCCTAAATATTTAAGAAAATCCGAAAATAAATTAAAAAGACTACAACGGAAATTATCTAAATGTAAAAAAGGTTCTAAGAATAGGAAAAAGTTTCAGAAAAAATTAGCTAAACAGCATCTCAAGGTATCAAGGCAGCGTAAAGACTTTGTAGTTAAAACTGCAAGGGCGCTATGTCAATCTAACGATTTGGTAGCCGTTGAAGACCTACAGGTGAAAAATATGATTAAAAACCATAAATTAGCTAAATCAATATCTGATGCTAGTTGGTCAATGTTTAGATCTTGGTTAGAATACTTTGGGAAAGTATTTGGTCGTAAAGTTATTGCAGTTAAACCACATTTTACTAGTCAAAATTGTTCTAGCTGTGGGAAAATAGTTAAAAAATCACTATCAATTAGAACTCATGTTTGTAGTTGTGGTTGTGTTTTAGACCGGGATGAAAATGCGGCAATTAATATTTTAAATAGGGCGGGGCACGCCCAAATTAACGCTTCTGGACAGATTAACCTCTGTCAGTTGGGTGAAAACCTAACTGGTAAGTTAGCTGGATGA
- a CDS encoding isochorismatase family protein, with translation MKTALILVDIQNDYFPGGSLELVGMNLASKNAQHLLEHFRSNKLPTFHIQHFFEADSNAGFFIRGTEGVEIHESIKPLPGETVIPKNYY, from the coding sequence ATGAAGACAGCACTGATACTAGTAGATATTCAGAATGACTACTTTCCTGGTGGTTCTCTGGAACTAGTGGGAATGAATTTAGCTAGTAAAAATGCTCAACATTTACTAGAGCATTTTCGGTCAAACAAGTTGCCAACGTTTCACATACAGCACTTTTTTGAAGCTGATTCTAATGCAGGCTTTTTTATCCGAGGTACTGAAGGAGTTGAAATCCATGAGAGTATTAAACCCCTTCCTGGTGAAACTGTAATCCCGAAAAATTATTATTGA
- a CDS encoding ATP-binding domain-containing protein has product MSVIDTDQGRKFITTEPITESEETGKQRVWDATRSAFSERNCIGYWRYPIFSKVGEISKEPDILITDQDLGLVVIEIQSITIDQIITIDGDQWQLQNCSTTEAHPYQQAEHQLKAILAFCDREPAIWRKVTGRAMIALPLITQEQWQHHGFEQLPDCPPIIFQDQLGKVGFLECIQETESVIPGEDIDDQQWKLLLAVISGAPIFRKPPRTLVSTEGKTRASVVATYLEQLYELDWQQEHIGKEIPPGFQRLRGIAGSGKTVLLCQKAAHMHLKHPDWRIGLVFFSRTLYDLMIGLVDRWLRRFSNGDIQYDHKTNHKLRVLHAWGAKDQPGLYSTICQLNGARPKSAGDTRQRQPNRGLAEVCKRLSEEINIEPCFDAILIDEGQDLVTEDDLKYQGKQAIYWLAYQALRPVDPEQPEQRRLIWAYDEAQSLDTLKIPTTKELFGENLSRLLSQGSQYPGGIKKSEVMRRCYRTPGSILTAAHGLGMGLLRPEGMLTGITRKEDWEKIGYEVKGNFIPGQQITIHRPKENSPNPVPELWSAPVLDFETYGSRQEEISALADKIMHNLVDDDLKASKEILVLVLGSSSEAIELENHVAVVLMEQDIDIYIPTALELNELKPQWPHVDRDRFWKDGGVTISRVPRAKGNEADMVYVVGVDNVARNESDVSLRNQLFVALTRARGWASVSGVGDYPMYGEIRQVIESGDTFTFTYKRPLKRDIGDLEEG; this is encoded by the coding sequence ATGTCGGTTATCGATACAGATCAGGGTCGCAAATTTATTACCACTGAACCGATCACAGAAAGTGAAGAAACAGGAAAACAAAGAGTGTGGGATGCCACTCGCAGTGCTTTTTCAGAACGCAATTGTATTGGCTACTGGCGCTATCCTATTTTTTCTAAAGTAGGGGAAATCTCTAAAGAGCCTGATATTTTGATTACTGATCAAGACCTTGGTCTAGTAGTAATTGAAATCCAATCTATCACCATTGATCAAATCATTACTATTGATGGTGATCAGTGGCAACTCCAAAACTGTTCCACCACTGAAGCACATCCCTACCAACAAGCAGAACATCAGTTAAAAGCAATACTCGCTTTTTGCGATCGCGAACCTGCTATTTGGCGCAAAGTTACCGGTAGGGCGATGATTGCTCTTCCTCTAATTACTCAAGAACAATGGCAACACCACGGTTTTGAGCAACTCCCAGACTGTCCTCCCATTATCTTCCAAGACCAACTGGGTAAAGTTGGCTTCCTAGAGTGTATTCAAGAAACTGAATCAGTGATACCAGGAGAAGACATAGATGATCAGCAGTGGAAGTTACTCTTAGCCGTGATCAGCGGAGCACCAATTTTCCGTAAACCTCCGCGTACCCTAGTCTCTACCGAAGGCAAAACTCGCGCTAGTGTTGTAGCCACTTACTTAGAACAACTCTACGAATTAGATTGGCAGCAGGAACACATTGGAAAAGAAATCCCTCCTGGGTTTCAGCGGCTGCGGGGGATTGCGGGGTCAGGAAAAACAGTGCTCCTATGCCAAAAAGCCGCTCATATGCACTTGAAGCACCCAGACTGGAGAATTGGGTTAGTATTTTTTAGTCGCACCCTCTACGACTTAATGATTGGGTTAGTGGATCGATGGCTGCGTCGTTTCAGCAATGGTGATATCCAGTATGACCACAAGACTAACCACAAACTGCGAGTGCTTCATGCTTGGGGTGCTAAGGATCAGCCTGGTTTGTACAGCACGATTTGCCAGTTAAATGGCGCTAGACCCAAATCCGCTGGGGATACTCGGCAAAGACAGCCCAATCGGGGTTTGGCAGAAGTTTGTAAACGGCTATCGGAAGAAATCAACATTGAACCCTGCTTTGATGCCATTTTAATTGATGAAGGACAAGACTTAGTTACTGAAGATGACTTAAAATACCAGGGCAAACAAGCAATTTATTGGCTAGCTTATCAAGCCTTACGACCCGTTGACCCAGAACAGCCAGAACAACGGCGCTTAATCTGGGCGTATGACGAAGCTCAAAGCCTAGACACCTTAAAAATTCCTACCACAAAAGAACTGTTTGGTGAAAATCTCAGCCGACTGTTGTCACAAGGATCACAATACCCCGGTGGTATTAAAAAATCTGAAGTTATGCGGCGCTGCTACCGCACTCCTGGCTCAATTCTCACCGCTGCTCATGGGCTAGGAATGGGGTTGCTACGTCCTGAGGGAATGCTAACTGGAATTACCAGAAAGGAGGATTGGGAAAAAATTGGTTATGAAGTCAAAGGAAACTTTATTCCCGGTCAACAAATCACCATCCATCGTCCAAAAGAAAACTCCCCCAATCCAGTTCCTGAATTGTGGAGCGCACCAGTATTAGACTTTGAAACCTATGGCTCTCGTCAGGAAGAAATTAGTGCGTTGGCCGATAAGATTATGCATAATCTGGTTGATGATGACCTGAAAGCCAGTAAAGAAATCTTAGTGCTAGTTTTAGGCTCCAGTTCTGAAGCAATTGAATTAGAAAATCATGTCGCTGTTGTTTTGATGGAGCAAGACATTGATATTTATATTCCCACAGCATTGGAGTTGAATGAACTAAAGCCTCAATGGCCCCACGTTGATCGCGATCGCTTTTGGAAAGATGGTGGGGTAACTATATCTCGTGTGCCCCGTGCTAAGGGTAATGAAGCCGATATGGTGTATGTGGTCGGTGTTGATAATGTTGCCAGGAACGAGAGTGATGTGAGTTTGCGTAACCAGCTATTTGTGGCATTAACTAGGGCGCGGGGCTGGGCAAGTGTCAGTGGAGTGGGTGACTATCCCATGTATGGGGAAATCCGCCAGGTCATTGAGAGTGGCGATACCTTCACCTTTACCTACAAGCGACCTCTGAAGCGGGATATTGGTGACCTTGAAGAAGGTTAA